The following are from one region of the Symmachiella macrocystis genome:
- a CDS encoding metallophosphoesterase: MSDIHLRPRRSEVLCRQVIESARTTQIDALLLGGDLVDARTELGKLNELVGSLCEIAPVFAVGGNHDRHVGMHRVRDTVVAGGGEWIHSSVVHVTHGARVIAFAGPDVTSIPEGDVRVLCAHNPRIWKKARQNRYDLVLAGHLHGCQVVAFEYQNRLFPGAVFYPYCFLSHQYGAARLVVSRGVSDLVPIRWCCPREVILCHV, encoded by the coding sequence GTGAGTGATATCCATCTGCGGCCGAGACGTTCCGAGGTACTTTGCAGACAGGTCATTGAATCCGCGCGCACTACACAAATCGACGCTCTGTTATTGGGTGGAGATTTGGTCGATGCGCGAACAGAATTAGGCAAGCTTAACGAATTGGTCGGTTCCCTCTGCGAGATTGCACCGGTGTTTGCCGTCGGTGGAAATCACGACCGGCATGTTGGCATGCACCGAGTCCGGGATACGGTTGTGGCTGGCGGCGGGGAATGGATTCACTCCTCTGTGGTCCATGTCACGCATGGGGCGCGGGTGATTGCCTTTGCCGGTCCCGACGTCACGTCGATCCCTGAAGGTGATGTACGCGTACTGTGTGCGCATAATCCGCGCATTTGGAAAAAGGCACGCCAAAATCGCTATGACTTGGTTCTCGCAGGTCATCTCCATGGCTGCCAAGTGGTGGCGTTTGAATATCAAAACCGTCTGTTCCCGGGAGCGGTTTTCTATCCGTACTGTTTCTTAAGCCATCAATACGGAGCGGCACGACTGGTGGTGAGTCGTGGCGTGAGCGATCTGGTTCCGATCCGTTGGTGCTGTCCACGGGAGGTGATCTTGTGCCACGTGTGA
- a CDS encoding B12-binding domain-containing radical SAM protein has protein sequence MPEIILATLNARYWHAAFGLRYLLANMGPLQNKTEILEFGINDDSIEMLSRILADKPRIVGLGVYIWNVEPLTRLVAELKRVRPETIVVLGGPEVSYEAEGQAIVELADHVISGEADLAFPKLCTELLSGTGQQEKFIAPAVPPLDQIKLPYDLYTDEDIAQRVIYVEASRGCPFTCEFCLSALEIPVRTFAVEDFLAAMQQLLDRGVRQFKFVDRTFNLNLRFSQAILQFFLDQYDPAMFLHFEMIPDRLPDSLRELIQQFPPGALQFEIGVQTFNDDVGELISRRQNNDKLVKNFHFLREETGVHVHADLIVGLPGESVESFAAGFDRLVALDPQEIQVGLLKRLRGTPIVRHDEPYEMVYSPHAPYEILSTGLIDFEEIHQLRRFSRYWDLVSNSGNFVQTRKLLWSDGQSPYQVFRQLSEWLFATENRAHGISLQRLAELMFQFLTAELGHPEDIVAEKIWADYTRGGRSDRPAFLRRFDLPSVGKKRGRSSALPSRQSRHVQV, from the coding sequence ATGCCTGAAATTATCCTGGCGACACTCAATGCACGCTATTGGCATGCCGCCTTCGGACTGCGTTACCTGTTGGCCAACATGGGGCCGCTCCAAAACAAGACAGAAATCCTGGAGTTCGGCATCAACGATGACAGTATCGAGATGCTGTCCCGGATTCTGGCAGACAAACCGCGGATTGTGGGGTTGGGCGTTTATATCTGGAATGTCGAACCGTTGACCCGGTTGGTGGCCGAACTCAAACGTGTGCGGCCTGAGACAATCGTCGTGCTAGGTGGGCCGGAGGTCAGCTATGAAGCCGAGGGGCAGGCAATCGTCGAGTTGGCGGATCATGTAATCAGCGGCGAAGCGGACTTGGCTTTCCCCAAGCTATGTACTGAACTGCTGAGCGGCACAGGCCAGCAGGAGAAGTTCATTGCTCCTGCGGTGCCGCCGCTGGACCAAATCAAGCTGCCCTACGATCTTTATACCGATGAAGATATCGCTCAGCGTGTGATCTATGTCGAGGCATCGCGCGGTTGCCCGTTCACCTGTGAATTTTGTCTGTCCGCCCTCGAGATCCCAGTGCGGACGTTTGCGGTCGAAGATTTTCTCGCCGCAATGCAGCAATTGCTGGATCGCGGCGTCCGGCAGTTTAAATTTGTGGATCGCACGTTCAATTTGAATTTGCGTTTCAGCCAAGCCATTTTACAGTTTTTCCTCGACCAGTATGATCCGGCGATGTTTCTGCATTTCGAAATGATTCCGGACCGGTTGCCGGATTCCTTGCGGGAATTGATTCAACAGTTTCCGCCCGGGGCTTTGCAGTTCGAGATCGGGGTGCAAACCTTTAATGACGATGTGGGCGAGTTGATCAGCCGGCGGCAGAACAACGATAAATTGGTGAAGAACTTTCATTTTCTGCGCGAGGAGACGGGAGTCCATGTCCACGCGGATCTGATTGTAGGACTGCCGGGCGAAAGCGTGGAAAGTTTCGCCGCTGGATTCGACCGGTTGGTCGCACTCGATCCACAGGAAATTCAAGTCGGATTACTCAAGCGTCTACGCGGAACTCCAATCGTGCGGCACGACGAACCTTACGAAATGGTCTATAGCCCGCACGCGCCGTATGAAATCCTGTCGACTGGCCTCATCGATTTTGAAGAAATTCATCAATTGCGGCGTTTTTCGCGGTATTGGGATTTGGTCTCCAACAGCGGCAACTTTGTGCAAACGCGCAAGTTGCTGTGGAGTGATGGGCAATCGCCTTATCAAGTGTTCCGCCAATTGTCCGAATGGCTGTTTGCCACGGAAAATCGAGCACACGGGATTTCCCTGCAGAGACTGGCCGAGTTGATGTTCCAGTTTTTGACCGCAGAGCTGGGGCATCCGGAGGATATCGTCGCCGAGAAGATCTGGGCGGACTACACGCGCGGCGGCCGGAGTGATCGGCCGGCATTTCTACGCCGATTTGACCTACCGTCCGTCGGCAAAAAACGCGGACGATCCTCGGCGCTCCCATCACGGCAATCACGGCATGTGCAGGTATAA
- a CDS encoding EF-hand domain-containing protein, whose translation MTGPKRFREDQPCKSVDRLFRALLCLAVVMIFPATHVFAEETGASSPDHETLDLIYLAPRAPIFVRFRVRSEGKGFFTQRQAYSDKLFDELDESGDGVLKEAELEKIPPVGHLVPVGGQNTTGAGNLGTADTNADGRVTREEFNAYILAASGSPFQMNTEVQALSPGQSIRLFDRLDRDHDNRLSDDELTQAARRLRLMDFNLDEQITAEEIPLPTVFGVAQQNADTPEGQAAASLSLLKPIHRNHVDDALIRRLVQLYDKLSRGPTARRFVKDGKLSAKELGLAAEVVSPLDHNQDKLLDQQELRDFLANPQPIVEIQIEFDDESTAPAIKMVVNAESPPTAPLQFVTHENGDVLVRLTNVEFKLVASPKRPAVRAKQYRAFVQSDGDKNEYLDENEFGSAIRRFGTNQFQLVDTDGDGMIVKEEYTSFVTQQSELQKHVLNLNLASKSESLFGVVDTTADSQLDAKELAELKSKILALDRNGDGNIDRDELAGGMEMILARGDASIPPMQTYASLTAANASWSTGRQRATGNGWFAKMDRNRDRKLTKREFLGPLDVFQELDLDGNGWLDAKEAKQ comes from the coding sequence ATGACGGGACCAAAACGATTTCGAGAAGATCAACCGTGCAAGAGTGTCGATCGTCTGTTCCGCGCACTGCTCTGTTTGGCCGTGGTCATGATTTTTCCTGCGACGCACGTTTTCGCCGAGGAGACGGGTGCCAGCAGTCCTGATCACGAAACATTGGACCTGATTTATCTGGCGCCCCGCGCTCCGATCTTTGTGCGTTTCCGTGTCCGCAGCGAAGGCAAGGGCTTTTTCACACAGCGTCAAGCCTATTCGGACAAACTCTTTGACGAACTCGACGAATCCGGTGACGGCGTTCTGAAAGAGGCAGAACTTGAGAAGATTCCCCCCGTCGGTCATTTGGTGCCCGTTGGTGGTCAAAACACAACAGGAGCGGGCAATCTCGGCACCGCGGATACGAACGCCGACGGGCGAGTCACGCGCGAGGAGTTCAATGCTTACATCCTTGCCGCTTCCGGCTCGCCGTTTCAGATGAACACCGAGGTCCAAGCCTTGTCGCCCGGCCAATCGATTCGGTTGTTTGATCGATTGGATCGCGATCATGACAATCGACTCAGCGATGACGAATTGACACAAGCTGCCCGCCGGTTGCGTTTGATGGATTTCAATCTGGATGAACAGATCACGGCCGAAGAGATTCCCCTGCCCACCGTGTTCGGTGTCGCGCAGCAGAATGCCGATACGCCCGAGGGACAGGCGGCCGCTTCCCTCTCGTTATTGAAACCGATCCATCGCAATCATGTCGATGACGCGCTCATCCGTCGGCTAGTACAACTCTATGATAAACTCAGTCGCGGGCCGACCGCGCGCCGCTTCGTCAAGGATGGGAAACTCAGCGCCAAGGAATTGGGACTGGCTGCGGAAGTCGTCTCCCCCTTAGATCACAATCAAGATAAGCTCCTCGATCAACAGGAACTCCGCGATTTTCTGGCGAATCCGCAACCAATCGTCGAAATTCAAATAGAGTTCGACGACGAATCCACTGCACCTGCGATCAAGATGGTGGTCAATGCAGAATCACCACCAACGGCGCCGCTGCAATTTGTCACGCATGAGAACGGCGACGTATTGGTACGGTTAACCAACGTCGAATTTAAGCTGGTTGCTTCGCCGAAACGACCAGCGGTGCGCGCAAAGCAGTATCGCGCATTCGTTCAATCCGATGGTGACAAGAACGAATACCTCGATGAAAACGAGTTTGGCTCGGCGATCCGTCGGTTTGGCACGAATCAATTCCAACTCGTCGATACTGATGGGGACGGCATGATCGTCAAAGAGGAATATACATCGTTCGTAACACAGCAATCGGAACTTCAGAAGCACGTATTGAATCTCAATCTAGCTAGCAAGAGTGAGTCGCTGTTTGGTGTTGTTGATACAACCGCTGACAGCCAATTGGACGCTAAGGAATTAGCGGAACTCAAATCGAAAATTCTAGCGTTGGATCGCAACGGAGATGGCAACATCGACCGGGACGAACTGGCCGGCGGAATGGAGATGATTCTGGCGCGCGGCGATGCTAGCATCCCGCCCATGCAAACGTACGCCAGTTTGACGGCGGCCAATGCAAGCTGGTCTACGGGAAGGCAACGCGCCACTGGCAACGGGTGGTTTGCCAAGATGGACCGCAACCGTGATCGCAAGCTCACCAAGCGAGAATTTCTTGGCCCGCTGGACGTCTTTCAGGAGTTGGATCTGGATGGGAATGGTTGGCTCGACGCGAAGGAGGCTAAGCAATAA
- a CDS encoding DUF1501 domain-containing protein, protein MTRRQKLRPQQSAARHVSRRTLLQATLGCAASAISSNWFPAFAAETADKPRRPGACILLWMSGGPSQIDTFDPKPEHKNGGGRLSIETTVPGIQISENLPQVAKWMKRMAIVRSMSTKEGDHSRGTYVMRTGYRPQGPIQYPAIGALYSKELTNKDADLPGYVSISPFRGFNASAYGPGFLGPRYAPLVVGNGGIVRVNGQPTSSLKVENLNLPGTVDVARHDDRLSILSGLEDDFSGSRPGNAVDGHRTAYKNAIRMMRSESIAAFELDSEPDALKQKYGLTEFGMGCLLARRLVERGVPFIEVSLNNAAGNGGSFGWDTHQENLGRVASLCQVLDPAWATLMEDLDQRGLLDSTTIIWMGEFGRTPRINSNAGRDHFPAAWSSVLAGGGVKGGSIVGQTSPDGMKVVDRPVNAQDFLGTICGCLGIDSQAENISNVGRPISVVDPEAKPIQEVIA, encoded by the coding sequence ATGACCAGACGGCAAAAACTACGGCCACAGCAGTCCGCTGCCAGGCATGTTTCGCGTCGAACGCTGTTACAAGCAACGCTCGGCTGCGCGGCGAGTGCAATCTCATCGAATTGGTTCCCGGCGTTCGCTGCCGAAACCGCTGACAAACCACGTCGCCCCGGGGCGTGCATCCTGTTGTGGATGTCAGGCGGCCCCAGCCAAATTGATACGTTCGACCCCAAGCCGGAACATAAAAACGGCGGCGGACGGTTGTCGATCGAGACTACGGTACCGGGCATCCAGATTAGCGAGAATCTACCGCAAGTCGCCAAATGGATGAAGCGGATGGCGATTGTCCGCTCGATGAGTACCAAAGAGGGAGACCACTCGCGGGGCACTTATGTGATGCGGACCGGGTACCGCCCGCAAGGTCCAATTCAGTACCCCGCGATTGGCGCGTTGTATTCCAAGGAGCTGACTAACAAAGACGCCGACTTGCCCGGCTACGTCAGCATTTCTCCCTTCCGTGGATTTAATGCGTCCGCCTATGGCCCGGGATTTTTGGGACCGCGGTATGCGCCCTTAGTCGTGGGCAACGGCGGCATAGTTCGCGTCAACGGTCAGCCGACCAGTTCCTTGAAGGTGGAGAACCTCAATTTACCGGGCACCGTTGATGTGGCGCGACATGACGATCGCCTGTCGATTCTCTCCGGCTTGGAGGACGATTTTTCCGGCAGTCGTCCGGGAAACGCTGTCGACGGGCATCGTACGGCCTACAAAAATGCGATTCGCATGATGCGTTCCGAGTCGATCGCTGCATTTGAGTTGGATAGTGAGCCGGATGCGTTGAAACAAAAATATGGGCTTACAGAATTCGGCATGGGGTGTCTGCTGGCCCGACGGTTGGTCGAAAGGGGGGTTCCCTTTATTGAGGTGTCGCTCAACAATGCTGCCGGAAACGGTGGGAGTTTCGGTTGGGATACACATCAAGAGAACCTGGGCCGCGTCGCTTCGTTGTGTCAGGTCCTCGACCCGGCCTGGGCGACGTTGATGGAGGATCTTGACCAGCGGGGACTGCTTGATTCGACGACCATTATTTGGATGGGGGAATTCGGCCGGACACCGCGTATAAACTCCAACGCGGGGCGGGACCATTTCCCCGCAGCGTGGTCGTCGGTCCTCGCCGGCGGCGGTGTCAAAGGGGGCAGCATTGTGGGACAAACCAGTCCCGATGGAATGAAGGTTGTCGATCGACCGGTGAACGCACAAGATTTTCTGGGGACGATCTGCGGCTGCTTGGGGATCGATTCGCAGGCCGAAAATATCTCTAACGTCGGCCGCCCCATCTCAGTCGTCGATCCGGAAGCCAAACCAATTCAGGAGGTGATCGCATGA
- a CDS encoding DUF1549 and DUF1553 domain-containing protein, whose product MSIRHLLWIIVTTTSMSLTAAPLRADEAPSDDVAQLAATIDRHIAAAWETQGVVPAPQADDAEFLRRTYLNIAGRIPPVSEVREFLADTDPNKRRQLVDRLLDHPGYVNHFAHTWRMLMIPEADVDQQAQVLAPSFEGWLRDKFIDNTAYDEMARELIACRISGNEREGAVAYYRAKEVKPESVSSSISRLFLGVQLDCAQCHNHPFAKWQQEEFWGFTAFFAGIEGDRFGSLSDDATSREISLDGSQTLVQARFIDETSPDWSGEARTRDVLADWITSKENPYFARTGANRIWAHFFGVGLVDPPDGFDESNPSTHPELLDDLARSFATHDFDFKFLIRAITASKTYQLSSRRTDDSQDQQRWIGRMPVKGMSPRQLADCLIQATGGFETSNPRNQLLGGRQVDTQIQALFENQRDSNVDPQSTILQALALMNCQFITQQTESASSNTLSAILQSPFLDMDGKIETLYLTTLSRQPREAELSRLRTYVETKAEEPAPRLSFVEAARSLIQPAAAKNNANKEKALADIFWALLNSSEFIFNH is encoded by the coding sequence ATGAGCATTCGACATTTGCTTTGGATTATTGTCACCACCACCTCTATGTCTCTCACTGCAGCCCCACTTCGGGCTGACGAGGCCCCGTCAGACGATGTGGCACAGTTGGCGGCCACGATCGATCGTCACATTGCCGCTGCGTGGGAGACACAAGGGGTTGTTCCGGCTCCCCAGGCCGATGATGCCGAGTTTTTGCGCCGCACCTATTTGAATATCGCCGGCCGGATTCCGCCGGTTTCCGAAGTGCGCGAATTCTTGGCGGATACTGATCCGAATAAGCGTCGCCAATTGGTAGATCGATTGCTCGATCACCCGGGCTATGTTAACCACTTCGCGCACACATGGCGGATGTTGATGATTCCTGAAGCGGACGTGGACCAGCAAGCGCAGGTTTTGGCACCGAGTTTTGAGGGTTGGTTGCGCGACAAATTTATCGACAACACCGCCTACGACGAGATGGCACGCGAGCTGATTGCGTGCCGGATATCGGGCAATGAGCGTGAAGGAGCAGTTGCCTATTATCGGGCCAAGGAGGTTAAACCGGAAAGCGTGTCCTCCAGCATCAGCCGGTTGTTCTTGGGTGTGCAATTGGATTGTGCCCAATGCCACAATCATCCCTTCGCCAAATGGCAGCAGGAGGAGTTTTGGGGATTCACGGCTTTTTTTGCGGGGATCGAAGGGGACCGGTTTGGCAGCTTGAGTGACGATGCGACAAGCCGCGAAATCAGTCTCGATGGCAGTCAGACGCTGGTCCAAGCGCGGTTCATTGATGAGACGTCACCCGACTGGTCGGGTGAGGCACGAACGCGAGACGTGTTGGCCGATTGGATCACTAGCAAGGAGAATCCTTATTTCGCCCGAACAGGCGCCAATCGTATTTGGGCGCACTTTTTTGGAGTGGGCCTCGTCGACCCGCCCGATGGCTTTGATGAATCCAATCCTTCCACACATCCGGAATTGCTCGACGATCTGGCCCGCTCATTTGCAACGCACGATTTCGACTTCAAATTTTTGATCCGCGCAATCACCGCTAGCAAAACGTACCAACTCTCCAGCCGTCGCACGGACGACAGTCAGGACCAGCAGCGTTGGATTGGACGCATGCCGGTCAAAGGGATGAGCCCGCGACAACTTGCCGACTGTTTGATTCAGGCAACGGGGGGCTTTGAGACCTCCAATCCCCGCAATCAGTTGTTGGGGGGACGGCAGGTCGACACACAGATTCAGGCGCTGTTTGAGAACCAACGTGATTCCAACGTCGACCCACAATCGACCATTTTGCAAGCACTGGCACTGATGAATTGCCAATTTATCACGCAGCAAACTGAGTCGGCTTCCAGCAACACACTTTCCGCCATCTTGCAAAGTCCATTTCTCGATATGGACGGCAAGATCGAAACCCTGTATCTGACGACCTTGAGCCGCCAACCACGCGAAGCTGAACTGAGCCGGCTGCGGACCTATGTTGAGACCAAGGCGGAGGAACCCGCCCCACGGCTCTCTTTTGTTGAGGCCGCACGATCTCTCATTCAGCCTGCCGCAGCAAAAAATAATGCCAATAAGGAGAAGGCGTTGGCGGATATTTTTTGGGCACTGCTAAACAGTAGCGAGTTCATATTCAATCACTAA
- a CDS encoding M56 family metallopeptidase, whose protein sequence is MSASIFTIPSDQLLVWAANVLLQVTLVTAVALVVITFVRHRPAVRYWVLCASLMFMLMSPVIAWVMQSSGRSLISVSLVAEPVAAPMAETPHAPAVMPTSPEVVKPTPRLPKHFVIVPPRTSKAVVDVPAADPVVQAEPLSPTVDAAVTTEEPKVSPVVSQQSTNSAPVQSQAVSVVPVAQETMTWYGRLLRVSMQGVFAVWAAGALFFLTRLAWGWARLISILRLAVPNTDAKLATAFEQVVQKLSLEQTPEVVRSRVIVGPVATGFLRPRVVIPEGMVERVTPAQLSDILIHELAHIVRRDQVVVLFQQVASCIFWLHPFAIAVNQQLARAREEVCDNYVLATTDAHSYGRTLLTLAELIHASRPLPGTVGLFTSRWKLERRVAGLLDERRSRMIGLTARGTTLVVMLSIVMAIVAVCGTVTLADGAGNASKTVARESDDESTKATIDSAGPAKETKAVAEKSGRWQPGATGTTLPGLIPAPAEIPGLGRWQAMVVPVGGYVEAAVHSPDGKSIAFGEGTYVRIHDAESLDLQRVLVGHSSNIRAIGWSPDGKWITTGADDATVRIWSEEGVPGPVLTDHLAPVRSIAWHPNSQSFATSAMDGTIRTWGIDGTPGIVIEGHEAPINTIAWNPEGTVLAAGDDNRVVRLWKADGQPGPVLEGHHGGMTRVRWSPDGKWLASSSSGLIPTEPGQQAIATVRLWKADGTPGPTLRGHSKSIRGLAWSPDSTQLITAAEDRQILLWSVEGHMIRRLERTNFNYGDVFTLDWNPKTNRILAGGRFSVRFFTTDGPAGSRKLIRPNGAKLMDLDWHPSSDQIAIAAEDSAVHLWSGGFEKELTIDDFQNFVGSVKWSPDGETFAANEFPQRVSLWNAEGELLNELSGGRGIPRGMAWSPDSKRLVVTRRGGTMDIFDMEGDVKSSNMHAQGTTAAVFSADGKQLATSGLDANVRVSQVEDPTAPPKELVLMQAYDGDVDSIDWSPDGEWIVSGHNTSLRFWRPDGTPGPVVPGFEASIMRVDWSPDSNVVATGCWDTSVLLWKSDGTFLKEFPNHAAPCTGVSYSSDGTKLATCGWDGVARIVDVKTGEILAMAIYVAGLEPPAEDSSTPHHVGIAFNRAGQVTSGDAEVLEERVVYLVEQPNGAFDVLKPSEFQSKAAGAILESTK, encoded by the coding sequence ATGAGCGCATCGATTTTCACAATTCCGAGTGACCAGCTACTGGTGTGGGCCGCGAACGTTCTGCTGCAGGTCACGCTAGTGACCGCAGTTGCCTTGGTCGTGATAACTTTCGTGCGTCACCGTCCGGCTGTGCGTTATTGGGTGCTCTGTGCGTCCTTGATGTTCATGTTGATGAGCCCAGTTATTGCTTGGGTAATGCAGTCGTCGGGCAGAAGTTTGATCTCAGTGTCGCTCGTCGCTGAACCGGTCGCGGCGCCGATGGCTGAAACGCCGCACGCACCAGCGGTGATGCCGACTTCTCCTGAAGTGGTCAAACCAACGCCTCGGTTGCCGAAGCACTTTGTGATCGTCCCGCCGCGTACATCAAAGGCGGTGGTAGACGTTCCCGCAGCAGACCCGGTCGTGCAGGCGGAGCCCCTAAGTCCTACTGTAGATGCTGCAGTGACAACGGAGGAGCCGAAAGTATCGCCCGTTGTTTCACAGCAGTCCACAAACTCCGCGCCGGTTCAATCACAAGCAGTTTCGGTGGTACCCGTCGCTCAGGAGACGATGACTTGGTATGGCCGCCTACTGCGCGTGTCGATGCAGGGTGTCTTCGCTGTGTGGGCTGCCGGTGCGTTGTTTTTCTTGACGCGGCTGGCTTGGGGTTGGGCCCGTTTGATTTCGATTCTCCGTTTGGCCGTTCCCAACACGGATGCGAAGTTAGCGACTGCGTTTGAACAGGTTGTGCAAAAATTGAGTTTGGAGCAGACGCCCGAGGTTGTGCGTTCGCGAGTGATTGTTGGACCGGTCGCCACGGGGTTTTTGCGGCCGCGGGTCGTCATTCCTGAAGGGATGGTCGAACGTGTCACGCCGGCGCAGTTGAGCGACATTTTGATCCATGAGTTGGCCCATATTGTGCGTCGTGATCAAGTGGTGGTGTTGTTTCAGCAAGTCGCTTCGTGCATTTTCTGGCTGCATCCATTTGCGATTGCGGTCAATCAACAACTGGCCCGCGCTCGTGAAGAAGTTTGCGATAATTACGTGCTGGCCACCACCGATGCGCACTCATACGGTCGCACTCTGTTGACCCTTGCGGAATTGATTCACGCTTCACGCCCGCTTCCAGGAACGGTCGGATTGTTTACGTCGCGCTGGAAGCTGGAACGTCGTGTGGCCGGCTTGCTTGACGAACGGCGAAGTCGCATGATTGGCCTAACAGCACGCGGAACGACGTTGGTCGTGATGTTGTCGATCGTGATGGCGATCGTAGCTGTTTGCGGCACGGTTACCTTGGCCGACGGCGCCGGTAATGCCTCGAAAACGGTCGCAAGGGAGTCCGACGATGAATCTACGAAAGCGACAATCGACTCGGCTGGTCCTGCAAAAGAGACAAAGGCAGTCGCGGAGAAATCCGGACGCTGGCAGCCGGGGGCAACCGGGACGACCTTGCCGGGCCTGATTCCCGCACCGGCCGAAATCCCTGGATTAGGCCGCTGGCAGGCGATGGTGGTGCCGGTCGGCGGTTATGTCGAGGCAGCCGTCCACAGTCCTGACGGGAAATCAATCGCATTCGGTGAGGGTACCTATGTCCGAATTCATGATGCCGAATCGTTAGATCTACAGCGGGTACTGGTTGGACACAGCAGCAACATACGTGCCATCGGTTGGTCCCCGGACGGAAAGTGGATTACGACAGGCGCCGATGACGCCACGGTGCGGATATGGAGTGAGGAAGGCGTACCTGGTCCCGTGCTAACGGATCATCTCGCCCCGGTTCGGAGTATCGCATGGCATCCGAACAGTCAATCCTTTGCGACTTCTGCGATGGATGGAACGATTCGTACCTGGGGGATTGACGGGACGCCGGGAATTGTCATTGAAGGACACGAAGCACCGATCAATACGATCGCCTGGAATCCAGAAGGGACGGTGTTGGCCGCGGGAGATGACAACCGCGTGGTTCGTCTCTGGAAAGCAGACGGTCAGCCGGGACCGGTCTTGGAAGGCCATCACGGCGGCATGACCCGCGTACGCTGGAGTCCCGATGGCAAGTGGTTAGCTTCTAGTAGTTCTGGTTTGATCCCGACCGAACCGGGACAACAAGCAATCGCCACCGTGCGACTCTGGAAAGCCGACGGAACCCCCGGGCCGACGCTACGCGGCCACAGCAAGTCGATTCGTGGACTCGCCTGGAGTCCGGACAGTACCCAGTTAATCACGGCAGCGGAAGACCGCCAAATCTTACTGTGGTCGGTAGAGGGGCATATGATCCGTCGGCTGGAACGAACGAATTTCAATTACGGCGATGTCTTTACACTAGATTGGAACCCGAAGACAAACCGCATTCTTGCCGGTGGCCGCTTTTCCGTGCGATTTTTCACAACCGACGGTCCTGCTGGTTCCCGAAAGTTAATTCGCCCCAATGGCGCGAAACTGATGGACTTGGATTGGCATCCCTCAAGCGACCAAATCGCAATTGCCGCCGAAGATTCCGCAGTGCATCTTTGGTCGGGGGGCTTTGAGAAAGAACTGACCATTGATGATTTCCAGAACTTTGTCGGTAGCGTCAAATGGAGCCCTGATGGGGAGACATTCGCGGCGAATGAGTTTCCCCAGCGGGTGAGTCTCTGGAACGCCGAAGGCGAATTGCTCAATGAACTGAGCGGAGGTCGCGGGATTCCCCGGGGGATGGCATGGTCGCCGGATAGCAAGCGTTTGGTCGTCACGCGGCGCGGGGGGACGATGGACATTTTCGATATGGAAGGAGATGTCAAGTCGTCCAACATGCATGCCCAGGGAACAACAGCAGCCGTGTTCAGTGCCGACGGCAAACAGTTGGCGACGAGCGGCCTTGATGCGAACGTGCGGGTCTCGCAGGTCGAAGATCCAACCGCCCCACCTAAAGAGTTGGTATTGATGCAGGCGTACGACGGAGATGTGGATAGCATCGATTGGAGTCCGGATGGCGAATGGATCGTATCGGGCCACAACACCAGTCTGCGGTTTTGGCGACCCGATGGAACGCCGGGGCCGGTCGTGCCGGGATTTGAAGCTTCGATCATGAGAGTGGATTGGAGTCCGGACAGTAATGTGGTCGCTACGGGCTGTTGGGATACCTCGGTACTACTTTGGAAATCCGATGGCACATTTCTCAAAGAATTCCCCAATCATGCGGCTCCCTGCACGGGGGTCTCGTATAGCTCCGATGGCACAAAGTTGGCGACGTGCGGTTGGGATGGGGTGGCCCGGATTGTAGATGTCAAGACAGGCGAGATTTTAGCAATGGCGATCTATGTCGCCGGTCTCGAACCTCCGGCCGAAGATTCATCAACGCCGCATCATGTCGGCATCGCCTTCAATCGGGCGGGGCAAGTCACCTCCGGCGATGCGGAAGTCCTTGAAGAACGAGTCGTGTACCTTGTCGAGCAACCCAATGGGGCATTCGATGTGTTGAAACCGTCGGAATTCCAGTCAAAGGCTGCCGGCGCCATCCTCGAATCCACGAAATGA
- a CDS encoding BlaI/MecI/CopY family transcriptional regulator — protein sequence MAKANSSPLTDAQREIMEIVWERREVTVSEVRDALSARRLLARNTVQTMIVRLEDKGWLKHREQGRTFVYSANRPRTVSLGAKVAQMVDRLFAGSPEEMVTALIEYRGLTADEAERIRDMIDEAESSKP from the coding sequence ATGGCAAAAGCAAATTCTTCACCGCTGACCGATGCACAGCGCGAAATCATGGAAATCGTGTGGGAGCGCCGTGAGGTGACTGTCAGCGAAGTCCGCGATGCGCTCTCCGCGCGGCGACTGCTAGCCCGAAACACGGTGCAGACGATGATTGTCCGCCTGGAGGATAAGGGGTGGCTGAAACATCGCGAACAAGGGCGAACGTTCGTGTATTCCGCGAATCGGCCGCGCACGGTGTCGCTGGGGGCAAAAGTCGCCCAAATGGTCGACCGCTTGTTCGCCGGTTCCCCGGAAGAAATGGTCACCGCGCTGATCGAATACCGCGGTTTGACTGCAGACGAAGCAGAGCGCATTCGTGACATGATTGACGAGGCAGAATCTAGCAAACCATAA